The proteins below are encoded in one region of Avibacterium volantium:
- a CDS encoding YfcZ/YiiS family protein, with product MKKENPVECVGCNTFDVGTIIDNSNCTSHVERVYATEAEADLALQEFTQKARAAETEPCQIQATISPIDGGFLLNADFTFSCQAESLIFELGLR from the coding sequence ATGAAAAAAGAGAATCCCGTAGAATGCGTAGGCTGCAACACCTTTGACGTTGGCACCATCATCGACAACAGCAACTGCACCAGCCACGTTGAACGTGTTTATGCCACAGAAGCCGAGGCTGATCTTGCCTTACAAGAATTCACCCAAAAAGCGCGTGCCGCAGAAACCGAACCTTGCCAAATTCAAGCCACAATCAGCCCCATTGACGGCGGATTTTTACTCAACGCTGATTTCACTTTCAGTTGCCAAGCGGAATCCTTAATTTTTGAATTAGGCTTACGTTAA
- the gnd gene encoding decarboxylating NADP(+)-dependent phosphogluconate dehydrogenase, producing the protein MSQKGDIGVIGLAVMGQNLILNMNDHGFKVVAYNRTTSKVDEFLEGPAKGTNIIGAYSLEDLANKLEKPRKVMLMVRAGEVVDQFINALLPYLEEGDIIIDGGNSNYPDTNRRVKELAEKGIRFVGAGVSGGEEGARHGPSIMPGGNAEAWPYVKPILQAISAKTDKGEPCCDWVGQEGAGHFVKMVHNGIEYGDMQLICEAYQFLKDGLGLSYDEMQKIFAEWKKTELDSYLIDITTDILGYKDADGEPLVEKILDTAGQKGTGKWTGINALDFGIPLTLITESVFARCVSSFKDQRVAAAKLFHKTIQPVEGDKQVWIEAVRKALLASKIISYAQGFMLIREASENFGWNINYGATALLWREGCIIRSRFLGNIRDAYEANPDLIFLGSDPYFKNILENALADWRKVVAKSIEVGIPMPCMASAITFLDGYTSADLPANLLQAQRDYFGAHTYERKDKPRGEFFHTNWTGRGGNTASTTYDV; encoded by the coding sequence ATGAGTCAAAAAGGCGATATCGGCGTTATCGGTTTAGCGGTAATGGGACAAAACTTAATTTTAAATATGAACGACCACGGCTTTAAAGTGGTGGCGTATAACCGCACCACCTCAAAAGTGGACGAGTTCTTAGAAGGGCCAGCGAAAGGCACAAATATTATCGGTGCTTATTCCTTAGAAGATCTGGCAAACAAATTAGAAAAACCTCGCAAAGTGATGCTAATGGTGCGTGCGGGTGAAGTGGTTGATCAATTCATCAACGCGTTACTACCTTATTTAGAAGAAGGCGACATCATTATTGATGGCGGAAACTCAAATTATCCCGACACCAACCGCCGCGTGAAAGAATTAGCAGAAAAAGGTATCCGCTTTGTGGGTGCTGGTGTATCTGGCGGTGAAGAAGGCGCGCGCCACGGGCCATCAATTATGCCGGGTGGTAACGCAGAAGCTTGGCCTTATGTAAAACCTATTTTGCAAGCGATCTCTGCCAAAACTGACAAAGGCGAACCTTGCTGTGATTGGGTGGGCCAAGAAGGTGCGGGCCATTTCGTGAAAATGGTGCATAACGGCATTGAATACGGCGATATGCAACTTATCTGTGAAGCCTATCAATTCTTAAAAGATGGCTTAGGTTTAAGCTATGACGAAATGCAAAAAATCTTCGCTGAATGGAAAAAAACCGAGCTGGATAGCTATTTAATCGACATCACCACCGATATTCTTGGTTATAAAGATGCCGATGGCGAGCCATTAGTAGAAAAAATCTTAGACACCGCAGGACAAAAAGGGACTGGCAAATGGACGGGGATCAACGCTCTTGATTTCGGTATTCCATTAACCTTAATCACCGAATCCGTGTTTGCACGTTGTGTGTCTTCATTTAAAGATCAACGCGTTGCCGCAGCAAAATTATTCCACAAAACGATTCAACCAGTGGAAGGGGATAAACAAGTTTGGATTGAAGCGGTACGCAAAGCCCTGCTCGCCTCAAAAATTATTTCATACGCACAAGGCTTTATGTTGATTCGTGAAGCATCAGAAAACTTCGGTTGGAACATTAACTACGGCGCAACGGCCTTATTATGGCGTGAGGGTTGTATCATTCGTAGCCGTTTCTTAGGCAATATTCGTGATGCCTATGAAGCCAACCCAGATCTGATTTTCTTAGGCTCAGATCCATACTTCAAAAACATCTTGGAAAACGCCTTAGCTGACTGGCGTAAAGTGGTCGCAAAATCTATCGAAGTGGGTATCCCAATGCCTTGTATGGCGTCTGCAATCACTTTCTTAGATGGCTACACTTCCGCTGACTTACCAGCCAACTTGTTACAAGCACAGCGTGATTACTTCGGGGCGCACACTTATGAGCGCAAAGACAAACCACGCGGTGAGTTCTTCCACACAAACTGGACAGGGCGTGGCGGTAACACTGCATCAACCACTTATGATGTATAA
- the cysQ gene encoding 3'(2'),5'-bisphosphate nucleotidase CysQ encodes MLFDSSLLQSVLAIAEQAGDHLNRFYGKNIRPQLKADNTPVTEADLFVSQFLIEKLTALTPDIPVLSEENCKIPFAERQQWQTYWLVDPLDGTQQFINRTGNFSVLIALVHQHRPVLGVIHSPQSQHTYYALQGVGAYKKTPQKTTALKKQPVNLNHPIRIAVGSHSAKNKVRSILNPNFQYEFQIIGSSGIKSALVAEGTADCYVRLGETGEWDTAAAEIILAEMGGKIFDPRFQPLTYNQRETLVNPDFVMVADAQLNWHDVFQFN; translated from the coding sequence TTGTTATTCGATTCTTCTTTACTGCAATCCGTGTTGGCAATTGCTGAGCAAGCGGGCGATCATCTTAATCGTTTTTATGGAAAAAATATCCGTCCGCAGCTCAAGGCAGACAATACGCCGGTTACCGAAGCGGATCTTTTTGTCAGTCAATTTTTAATTGAAAAACTCACCGCCTTAACGCCTGATATTCCTGTTTTATCGGAAGAAAATTGCAAAATTCCCTTTGCTGAACGGCAACAGTGGCAAACATATTGGCTAGTTGATCCCTTAGATGGCACGCAGCAATTTATTAATCGCACGGGGAATTTTTCTGTTTTGATTGCCTTGGTGCATCAACATCGCCCGGTGCTTGGGGTGATTCATTCGCCGCAATCACAACATACTTACTATGCACTGCAAGGTGTAGGGGCATACAAAAAAACGCCGCAAAAAACCACCGCACTTAAAAAACAACCTGTTAATCTTAACCACCCTATTCGCATTGCCGTTGGCTCACATTCCGCAAAAAACAAAGTGCGGTCGATTTTAAATCCAAATTTTCAATACGAGTTTCAGATTATCGGCTCAAGCGGCATTAAAAGCGCCTTGGTGGCAGAAGGCACGGCAGATTGTTATGTGCGTTTAGGGGAAACAGGCGAGTGGGATACCGCCGCGGCAGAAATTATTTTAGCGGAAATGGGCGGTAAAATTTTTGATCCGCGTTTCCAGCCACTCACTTATAATCAGCGAGAAACCTTGGTGAACCCTGATTTTGTGATGGTGGCAGACGCACAGTTAAACTGGCACGATGTCTTTCAATTTAATTAA
- the hslR gene encoding ribosome-associated heat shock protein Hsp15 — protein sequence MAKNSAKQRDNKEDNEVRLDKWLWAARFYKTRTIAKEMIDGGKVHYNNQRTKPNKTVEVGALIKLRQGNEEKEVQVLALSTQRRGAPEAQLLYQETAQSVEKREKWAIARKNNALSMPNPERRPNKKERRDLLKFKYQD from the coding sequence ATGGCAAAAAATTCTGCAAAGCAACGAGATAATAAAGAAGATAACGAGGTTCGCTTGGACAAATGGCTGTGGGCAGCGCGCTTTTATAAAACGCGAACCATTGCCAAAGAGATGATTGACGGCGGTAAGGTACATTATAACAATCAGCGTACCAAGCCGAACAAAACGGTGGAAGTGGGGGCGTTGATTAAATTACGTCAAGGTAATGAAGAAAAAGAAGTGCAAGTGCTTGCCCTTTCCACTCAACGCCGTGGCGCACCAGAGGCGCAACTGTTGTATCAAGAAACAGCGCAAAGTGTGGAAAAACGGGAAAAGTGGGCGATTGCGCGTAAGAACAATGCCCTTTCAATGCCAAATCCTGAACGCCGTCCAAATAAAAAAGAGCGGCGAGATTTGCTTAAGTTTAAATATCAGGATTGA
- a CDS encoding ESPR-type extended signal peptide-containing protein — translation MNNIYKIIWSTARQAFVVVSELTRRRGKQKSQVDVVLSPQAEQADIDGLRAPPEQRLEFFKLSKVSLYILSAIGVLQLPNQAFAETDVTEKTGSVKLLEQGGKDTTIVIGDTNAGTSYGSVIIGNNVTIRRNSSGAQSPTIANDVTVLGDGATALFDGSVAIGSKSKSNVENALPYWSNARPLLQENGVMAYYSNWNFTEEELKVAGVKDDIALANQLIDTVKDDGNRTSRREKLTAKIEELAKTAESQFAGDTRDKEIALSNFKNKLSVLSSLIQQTSSTKPDGAGLLAGLASTGGVSVGDVEKGVFRQIHGVAAGRADSDAVTVAQLREVAPRYMSVKGNDDGSVQPNYLNDGATGLNSVAIGAQAAAESDLGIALGYGAQAGDNAELLRLNEIYKDPKNIELAKSDALRSLLPFGSIKDLENNANGAKGDVFSSGREVAIGGGNALGRQAISITQEDGGRALGGGAINIGTYIVQGHGALGIGGYGELYGMNSTSIGGGNFVAGQGLNVLGHGIQSNGNFNNIMGDQVQVTGGYNTVLGAQNVISVEKTAPYSDLLTILDKGYNHIIGNSVRSAGQYNAILGNSSQNQGDNNTLLGNTNKVAGDKQLLLGHENTIVGEHNSAIGSGTMTFGVDNILIGSDVRGVDNSLIRAFEGRTNLEKGIGILSGDTINNQDLGKYALRNAVALGNQTTVAVDGGVALGSNAVAAQGAMQQGYNPKDNSTIVDALVSRFVENALSTNDMLQYDSKSDPDYKANQEQTLRFLIDNFGDEDEESQAYFKELVHSYNVTQDDLKNALQRRLDQLQHGEQSTTAYQQLTEEQKAAVDDLFNGIANTRFSSFLKDPNMIAAVKEGQANRQKATWQATESAVSLGGMKDGKVITRQITNLAAGSEDTDAVNVAQLKAAQTHYVSINGTETEGYSNFANEGANYAPHSIAIGEGAKTVDLADFFAEKYLNTEKYDSLYTGRMAGPFIRQSSIKEMYQRWKNTVIAYLTDNAIGKKTADELSTMDAFQLGKYVTSLADQIDENVLIDKLKSNGAFGEGSVALGHNAKAAGMNNIAIGKNAQAVSGLAEDAIAIGTDARTFDKGIALGKHAISGGGISIGPNAQSSGPNNGLQEGIAIGIDAHAGVNSVLVGNHNLATGFNSVGLGNHLQVNYLSVAVGEGANAGRLSSSDPRLRNLESVTNTTSLGYHSKSAMPFDVAVGAHSTTDKNKVDYDVMMVP, via the coding sequence ATGAATAACATTTATAAAATTATCTGGAGCACCGCACGTCAGGCATTTGTTGTTGTATCTGAACTTACCCGTCGCAGAGGCAAACAGAAGTCGCAAGTTGATGTAGTACTGAGCCCACAGGCGGAACAAGCCGATATCGATGGGCTACGAGCTCCTCCTGAGCAACGTTTAGAGTTCTTTAAATTATCCAAAGTATCACTTTACATATTAAGTGCTATCGGCGTTTTACAACTGCCAAATCAGGCCTTTGCAGAAACAGACGTAACAGAAAAAACGGGCAGTGTTAAGCTTCTGGAGCAAGGAGGCAAAGATACTACAATTGTAATAGGGGACACGAATGCTGGTACAAGTTATGGTAGTGTAATTATTGGTAATAATGTTACTATCAGACGTAATAGTAGCGGTGCGCAATCTCCTACCATTGCAAATGATGTAACCGTTTTGGGAGACGGTGCCACCGCTTTGTTTGATGGTAGTGTGGCTATTGGAAGCAAGTCAAAATCCAATGTTGAGAATGCCTTACCATATTGGTCCAACGCGCGCCCACTGCTTCAAGAAAACGGCGTTATGGCCTATTACTCCAATTGGAACTTCACAGAAGAAGAGCTCAAAGTTGCTGGTGTCAAAGATGATATAGCACTAGCAAATCAGCTCATTGATACTGTAAAAGATGATGGTAATCGCACTTCTCGCAGAGAAAAACTCACCGCTAAAATTGAAGAACTGGCAAAAACAGCCGAAAGCCAATTTGCAGGCGATACAAGAGATAAAGAGATCGCACTTTCTAATTTTAAAAATAAATTATCTGTGCTTTCCTCACTTATTCAACAAACCTCTAGCACTAAGCCAGATGGGGCTGGTTTGCTCGCAGGCCTTGCCAGCACGGGCGGTGTTTCTGTGGGCGATGTTGAAAAAGGCGTATTCCGCCAAATTCACGGTGTGGCAGCGGGCAGGGCAGACAGTGATGCTGTCACCGTGGCACAATTGCGCGAAGTTGCACCTCGCTACATGAGTGTTAAAGGTAATGATGATGGTTCTGTCCAACCGAATTACCTTAATGATGGTGCTACGGGATTAAACAGTGTTGCTATTGGAGCGCAGGCAGCGGCTGAATCTGATTTAGGTATTGCTTTAGGCTATGGTGCCCAGGCAGGCGATAACGCAGAATTATTAAGATTAAATGAAATCTACAAAGATCCTAAAAATATTGAATTGGCAAAATCAGATGCACTGAGAAGCTTGTTGCCGTTTGGCAGTATAAAAGATTTGGAAAACAATGCCAATGGCGCAAAAGGAGATGTTTTCTCATCTGGCAGAGAAGTTGCGATTGGTGGAGGTAATGCACTAGGTCGTCAAGCAATCAGTATCACACAAGAAGATGGTGGACGTGCGTTAGGTGGTGGTGCGATTAATATTGGTACTTATATCGTGCAAGGACACGGCGCCTTGGGTATCGGTGGCTATGGTGAGTTATATGGCATGAATTCCACTTCCATTGGGGGTGGCAACTTTGTGGCTGGACAAGGCCTCAACGTGTTAGGGCATGGCATTCAAAGCAATGGTAACTTCAATAATATTATGGGTGACCAAGTTCAAGTTACAGGTGGCTATAACACCGTACTGGGTGCCCAAAATGTCATCTCGGTAGAGAAAACAGCACCATATTCTGATCTTTTAACTATCTTAGACAAAGGCTATAACCATATTATTGGTAATAGTGTACGAAGTGCGGGTCAATATAACGCTATTTTAGGCAATTCCAGCCAAAATCAAGGCGATAACAATACGTTATTAGGTAATACGAATAAAGTTGCAGGGGATAAGCAATTATTATTGGGCCATGAAAATACCATTGTAGGTGAACATAATAGTGCCATTGGTAGTGGTACGATGACTTTTGGTGTAGATAATATTCTCATTGGTTCTGATGTACGTGGTGTGGATAATTCACTTATTCGCGCATTTGAAGGAAGAACGAATCTAGAAAAAGGCATAGGCATATTATCAGGAGATACTATCAATAATCAAGATCTAGGAAAGTATGCATTACGCAATGCGGTGGCACTGGGTAATCAAACAACCGTTGCAGTTGATGGTGGTGTCGCGTTGGGTTCAAATGCAGTTGCTGCGCAAGGAGCAATGCAGCAAGGATATAATCCAAAAGATAATAGCACAATTGTGGATGCATTGGTTTCACGCTTTGTGGAAAATGCGCTATCTACCAATGATATGCTACAATATGACTCAAAATCCGATCCAGACTATAAAGCCAATCAGGAACAAACACTGCGATTCCTAATAGATAATTTTGGGGATGAAGATGAAGAATCACAAGCCTATTTTAAAGAATTAGTGCATTCTTATAATGTAACACAAGACGATCTTAAAAATGCGTTGCAAAGACGCCTTGATCAACTCCAACATGGTGAGCAAAGCACCACAGCCTATCAACAGTTGACAGAAGAACAAAAAGCAGCTGTAGATGATCTTTTCAATGGCATTGCAAATACACGTTTTTCAAGTTTCTTGAAAGATCCAAACATGATTGCTGCTGTTAAAGAAGGCCAAGCCAACCGCCAAAAAGCAACATGGCAAGCCACCGAAAGTGCGGTCAGCCTTGGTGGAATGAAAGATGGTAAAGTCATTACGCGCCAAATCACCAACTTGGCTGCCGGCTCTGAGGATACTGATGCCGTCAACGTTGCTCAACTTAAGGCAGCACAAACTCATTATGTGAGCATCAATGGAACCGAAACCGAAGGCTATTCTAACTTCGCTAATGAAGGAGCGAATTACGCACCACATAGTATAGCGATTGGAGAAGGTGCTAAAACGGTTGATTTAGCGGATTTCTTTGCAGAAAAATATCTAAATACAGAAAAATATGACAGTTTATATACTGGGCGTATGGCAGGTCCATTTATTAGGCAATCTTCTATAAAAGAGATGTATCAACGTTGGAAAAATACGGTTATTGCTTATTTAACCGACAATGCTATTGGTAAAAAAACAGCCGACGAATTATCGACAATGGATGCATTTCAATTAGGTAAATATGTTACTTCCTTGGCAGATCAGATTGATGAAAATGTCTTGATTGATAAATTGAAATCAAATGGCGCCTTTGGTGAGGGTAGCGTTGCATTAGGTCATAACGCTAAAGCAGCAGGGATGAATAATATTGCGATCGGTAAAAATGCTCAGGCTGTATCAGGTCTGGCAGAAGATGCTATTGCTATAGGTACTGATGCACGCACTTTTGACAAAGGTATCGCTTTAGGTAAACATGCTATTTCTGGTGGCGGTATCTCGATTGGTCCGAATGCACAATCATCTGGACCAAACAATGGTTTACAAGAAGGAATCGCAATTGGTATTGATGCGCATGCAGGAGTGAATTCTGTTCTTGTGGGTAACCACAATCTGGCTACTGGTTTTAATTCTGTCGGGCTTGGGAATCATTTACAAGTTAATTACCTCTCGGTTGCTGTTGGTGAAGGCGCAAATGCTGGGCGTCTAAGCAGTAGTGATCCTCGGTTGCGCAACTTGGAATCAGTGACAAATACAACGAGTTTAGGTTACCACAGTAAATCTGCAATGCCATTTGATGTGGCGGTCGGTGCACACTCTACAACCGATAAAAACAAAGTAGATTATGATGTTATGATGGTTCCGTAA
- a CDS encoding toxin-antitoxin system YwqK family antitoxin produces the protein MKKWLIIPAVLSLSSCTYLTCLDNFDGAVLPQCQKQQQQQPQEITSIDQVPEENRRIPKFKIEGEKDGPYITKAGNGRTLKTILKNGYFDQYVDIYHPNGKLHSHTPVKMGVPEGWSTGYTEQGKLRTKALYEKGRIIRAQLYNEKGEMIKELK, from the coding sequence ATGAAAAAATGGTTAATCATTCCAGCTGTACTATCACTTTCAAGTTGTACCTATTTAACTTGTTTAGATAATTTTGATGGTGCTGTACTACCGCAATGTCAAAAGCAACAACAACAGCAACCACAGGAAATTACAAGTATAGACCAAGTTCCTGAAGAAAACCGTCGAATCCCGAAATTCAAAATAGAAGGGGAAAAAGACGGTCCTTATATAACCAAAGCAGGCAATGGTCGAACTTTAAAAACTATTCTAAAAAATGGTTATTTTGATCAATATGTAGATATTTATCACCCAAATGGAAAACTTCATTCCCATACCCCAGTAAAAATGGGCGTTCCAGAAGGTTGGTCAACTGGCTACACTGAACAAGGTAAATTGAGAACTAAAGCCCTTTACGAAAAAGGAAGAATTATCAGAGCTCAACTTTATAACGAAAAGGGTGAAATGATTAAAGAGCTTAAATAA
- the hslO gene encoding Hsp33 family molecular chaperone HslO, producing the protein MTYQADNDKLYRYLFKNRAVRGEWVRLNQSFKDTLNTHHYPKVVQNLLGEMMVATSLLTATLKFNGSITVQIQGDGPLSLALVNGSDDQKMRALARLQGEVRDEMSLSELIGKGVLVITITPNEGERYQGVISLDKPTITECLEDYFVRSEQLQTQLIIRTGEFNGEPVAAGMLLQVMPDGVGEEGDFEHLATLTATVKDEEIFGLSAEEMLYRLYHEETVEIYPAQNVEFFCGCTQERSGGALLLLPENEIDEILAEHNGSIDMQCECCGTHYFFNKDTIEKLRRST; encoded by the coding sequence ATGACATATCAAGCTGACAACGACAAACTCTATCGTTATTTATTTAAAAACCGCGCGGTGCGTGGTGAATGGGTGCGCTTAAATCAAAGTTTTAAAGATACTTTAAACACCCATCATTATCCGAAAGTGGTGCAAAACCTACTAGGTGAAATGATGGTGGCAACCAGTCTTTTAACCGCAACGCTAAAATTTAACGGCAGCATTACCGTACAAATTCAAGGTGATGGCCCGCTTTCATTAGCTTTAGTGAATGGCTCTGATGATCAAAAAATGCGTGCGTTGGCACGTTTGCAAGGCGAAGTGCGTGATGAAATGAGCCTAAGCGAGCTTATCGGCAAAGGCGTGTTGGTCATCACCATTACACCTAATGAGGGCGAACGTTATCAAGGGGTTATCAGCCTTGACAAGCCGACAATCACGGAATGTTTAGAAGATTATTTTGTGCGTTCTGAGCAGTTACAAACCCAGTTAATTATCCGTACAGGCGAATTTAATGGTGAACCTGTGGCGGCAGGAATGTTATTGCAAGTGATGCCAGACGGCGTGGGCGAAGAAGGCGATTTTGAGCATCTTGCTACTCTTACAGCAACGGTAAAAGATGAAGAAATCTTTGGCCTAAGTGCAGAAGAAATGCTTTACCGTTTATATCACGAAGAAACCGTGGAAATTTACCCTGCACAAAATGTAGAGTTTTTCTGTGGTTGCACCCAAGAACGTTCAGGCGGTGCATTACTGTTATTACCAGAAAACGAAATTGACGAAATTCTCGCCGAACACAACGGCAGCATCGATATGCAATGCGAATGTTGTGGCACGCATTATTTCTTTAATAAAGATACAATTGAAAAACTCCGCCGCTCAACCTAA
- the pgl gene encoding 6-phosphogluconolactonase: MNNVIFENAQSAVEKIAEELKQYSLEGRPVHISLSGGSTPKLLFKTLAAAPYNQAIQWKSLHFWWGDDRMVVPTDPESNYGEVQKLLFDHIEIPAENIHRIRGEAPVEQELARFQNELAEVVPNGEFDWIILGMGADGHTASLFPHQTNFDDENLAVIAKHPETGQVRISKTAKLLEQAKRITYLVTGAAKAEILKEIQSTPAENLPYPAAKIKAKNGVTEWYLDKDAAKLL, from the coding sequence ATGAACAACGTTATTTTTGAAAATGCGCAAAGTGCGGTGGAAAAAATCGCTGAAGAATTAAAGCAATACAGCCTTGAAGGTCGCCCTGTGCATATTTCGCTTTCAGGTGGCAGCACGCCAAAACTTTTGTTTAAAACCTTGGCAGCCGCACCGTACAACCAAGCTATCCAATGGAAAAGCTTGCATTTCTGGTGGGGCGATGATCGTATGGTTGTCCCTACTGATCCAGAAAGCAATTATGGCGAAGTGCAAAAATTATTGTTCGATCATATTGAGATTCCAGCAGAAAACATTCACCGCATTCGTGGTGAAGCCCCAGTGGAGCAGGAACTCGCGCGCTTCCAAAATGAACTGGCAGAAGTCGTGCCGAACGGCGAGTTTGATTGGATTATTTTAGGAATGGGGGCAGACGGGCATACCGCCTCATTATTCCCACATCAAACCAATTTTGATGACGAAAATTTAGCGGTGATAGCCAAACACCCAGAAACAGGGCAAGTGCGAATTTCTAAAACCGCCAAATTGCTTGAGCAAGCCAAACGCATTACCTATTTGGTAACCGGTGCAGCAAAAGCAGAAATTTTAAAAGAAATCCAAAGCACACCTGCGGAAAATCTGCCTTACCCCGCGGCGAAAATCAAAGCAAAAAATGGCGTAACGGAATGGTATTTGGATAAAGACGCGGCGAAGTTGTTGTAA
- a CDS encoding nucleotidyltransferase family protein translates to MFDIQPQHLEIVEKILRTYLDEYEVRAFGSRVKGTARPFSDLDLVVMTTQPLSLRTLCEVENAFSESDLPWQVDIVDWAATSTEFQQIILQKSVVIQQQISST, encoded by the coding sequence ATGTTTGATATTCAACCCCAACATCTTGAAATTGTGGAAAAAATTCTCCGCACTTATTTGGACGAATATGAAGTGCGTGCTTTTGGCTCAAGAGTAAAGGGCACGGCTCGCCCCTTTTCAGATCTTGATTTGGTGGTGATGACAACACAGCCCCTTTCTTTAAGGACGCTATGCGAAGTGGAAAATGCGTTTTCAGAAAGTGATTTACCTTGGCAAGTGGATATTGTGGATTGGGCAGCAACATCAACAGAATTTCAGCAAATTATTTTGCAGAAATCTGTTGTGATTCAACAACAGATTTCATCAACCTAG
- the zwf gene encoding glucose-6-phosphate dehydrogenase, producing MTNLNAEKNCIVIFGASGDLTHRKLIPALYNLYKLGRLAEDFSVLGVARTEMTDEQFREKMRQALIKTEKAEGEMLEHFCSHLYYQTINTSDAKDYGKLVPRLAELHEKYHTEGNTLYYMSTPPSLYGVIPECLAEHGLNTEEHGWKRLIVEKPFGYDIKTAKTLDIQIHRFFEEHQIYRIDHYLGKETVQNLLVLRFSNGLFEPLWNRNFIDYIEITGAEKLGVEERGGYYDGSGAMRDMFQNHLLQVLAMIAMEPPAIINADSMRDEVAKVLHCLHPLSEEDLKNNLVLGQYTRGFINGKEVKGYLEEKGVPPDSNTETYMALRCEIDNWRWAGVPFYVRTGKRLPARVTEVVIHFKTTPHPVFSQNAPENKLIIRIQPDEGISMRFGLKKPGAGFEAKEVSMDFRYADLAQPSLLSAYDRLLLDAMKGDATLFARTDAVHACWKFVQPILDYKAARGRIYDYEAGTWGPTEADKLIARTGRVWRKPSGLMKKKV from the coding sequence ATGACAAACCTCAACGCAGAAAAAAACTGTATCGTGATTTTTGGGGCTTCGGGCGATTTAACCCACCGTAAATTAATCCCCGCACTGTACAATTTATACAAACTCGGGCGTTTAGCGGAAGATTTTTCAGTGCTAGGCGTAGCAAGAACAGAAATGACCGATGAGCAATTCCGTGAAAAAATGCGTCAGGCATTGATCAAAACGGAAAAAGCGGAAGGCGAGATGCTTGAGCATTTTTGTAGCCATCTGTATTACCAAACCATCAACACTTCTGATGCGAAAGATTATGGCAAACTGGTGCCTCGCTTAGCGGAATTACACGAAAAATATCACACCGAAGGCAACACGCTTTATTATATGTCCACGCCGCCAAGCCTTTATGGCGTGATTCCAGAATGCCTTGCTGAACACGGTTTAAATACCGAAGAACATGGCTGGAAGCGTTTAATCGTGGAAAAACCGTTTGGTTACGACATTAAAACTGCCAAAACCTTAGATATTCAAATCCACCGTTTCTTTGAAGAGCATCAAATTTACCGTATAGACCATTATCTTGGTAAAGAAACTGTGCAAAACCTGTTGGTGTTGCGTTTTTCTAACGGCTTATTTGAACCTTTATGGAACCGCAACTTCATTGATTATATTGAGATCACTGGGGCTGAAAAACTTGGTGTGGAAGAGCGTGGCGGCTATTATGACGGTTCTGGCGCAATGCGTGATATGTTCCAAAACCACTTATTGCAAGTGTTGGCGATGATAGCCATGGAACCGCCTGCGATTATTAACGCAGATTCAATGCGTGATGAAGTGGCAAAAGTGTTACATTGTTTACACCCACTAAGCGAAGAAGATTTAAAAAACAACCTTGTGTTAGGGCAATATACTCGTGGTTTCATTAATGGCAAAGAAGTAAAAGGCTATCTTGAAGAAAAAGGTGTGCCGCCAGATTCTAATACGGAAACCTATATGGCACTGCGTTGCGAAATTGACAACTGGCGTTGGGCAGGCGTGCCATTTTATGTGCGCACAGGAAAACGCTTACCTGCGCGCGTAACAGAAGTGGTTATTCATTTTAAAACCACACCACACCCAGTATTTAGCCAAAATGCGCCAGAAAACAAATTGATCATTCGCATTCAACCTGATGAAGGCATTTCAATGCGTTTCGGTTTGAAAAAACCGGGGGCAGGCTTTGAGGCCAAAGAAGTGTCAATGGATTTCCGCTATGCGGATCTGGCACAACCAAGTTTATTAAGCGCTTACGACCGTTTATTGCTTGATGCAATGAAAGGGGATGCTACCTTATTCGCGCGTACCGATGCCGTACACGCCTGCTGGAAATTTGTGCAGCCGATTTTGGATTACAAAGCCGCGCGCGGCCGTATCTACGATTACGAAGCCGGCACTTGGGGGCCAACAGAAGCGGATAAACTGATTGCTCGCACAGGGCGCGTTTGGCGTAAACCCAGCGGTTTAATGAAGAAAAAAGTCTAA